From a region of the Roseivirga sp. 4D4 genome:
- a CDS encoding acyl-CoA reductase, giving the protein MTIQDRKEGLSALGKWLKTIEKDELDQLILMAGNENSWFTPDSIRSAFKAWSQVLSPEKIERWTADYTLSPTTPKRIGLIMAGNIPLVGLHDLLTVLVSGNEAHIKYSSQDRALMSEVVNQLKVINPNFGDQIKVIERLNDVDAIIATGSDNSARYFKHYFSKYPHIIRQNRVSVGIVNGNETEEELSKIGRDAFQYFGLGCRNVSKVFVPKGFELPKLIKSLEAFGPILDHHKYRNNYDYNKSIYLVNGENHLDSGFFLMRESEDLVSPISVIYYEPYESLAALDLKLSASREKIQCMVSKGAWYEGSLDFGTAQSPELWDYADGVDTLEFLSSL; this is encoded by the coding sequence ATGACTATTCAGGACCGAAAAGAAGGCTTATCAGCACTGGGAAAGTGGTTAAAGACCATTGAAAAAGATGAACTAGATCAGTTAATACTGATGGCTGGAAATGAAAATAGCTGGTTTACCCCTGACAGTATTCGCAGTGCCTTCAAAGCCTGGAGTCAAGTGCTTAGCCCCGAAAAAATAGAGCGTTGGACTGCCGACTATACCTTATCCCCCACGACACCAAAACGTATTGGGCTCATCATGGCTGGAAACATTCCACTAGTAGGACTTCACGACTTGCTAACCGTTCTTGTCTCTGGAAATGAAGCGCATATTAAATACTCTTCTCAAGATCGTGCTTTGATGAGTGAAGTCGTCAATCAACTCAAAGTGATCAACCCAAACTTTGGCGATCAAATTAAAGTCATCGAAAGACTTAATGATGTAGACGCCATCATTGCAACCGGTTCAGATAATAGTGCCAGGTACTTCAAACATTACTTTTCGAAGTATCCGCATATCATTCGTCAGAATAGAGTTTCGGTGGGTATCGTTAACGGTAATGAAACCGAAGAAGAGTTATCGAAAATAGGCCGAGATGCTTTCCAATACTTTGGCTTGGGTTGCCGCAACGTTTCAAAAGTCTTTGTGCCTAAGGGTTTTGAGCTACCCAAACTGATAAAATCTTTAGAAGCGTTCGGCCCAATACTCGACCATCATAAGTACCGAAACAACTACGACTACAATAAATCGATTTATCTGGTTAATGGTGAGAATCATCTCGATTCTGGATTCTTCTTGATGAGAGAAAGTGAAGACCTAGTCTCTCCTATCTCTGTCATTTACTACGAGCCCTATGAGAGTTTGGCTGCACTCGACCTTAAGTTATCCGCTAGCCGAGAAAAGATTCAGTGTATGGTTTCAAAAGGTGCCTGGTATGAAGGAAGTCTAGACTTCGGCACAGCACAAAGCCCTGAACTTTGGGACTATGCTGATGGAGTGGATACACTTGAGTTTCTATCAAGTCTTTGA
- a CDS encoding 4Fe-4S dicluster domain-containing protein — MAIIITDECINCGACEPECPNTAIYEGGMEWTWAGGTDLKEIELEDGTKVDGNEAQEPVSDEFYYIVSGKCTECMGFHEEPQCAAVCPVDCCVDDPDYRETEEELYAKKDWMHV, encoded by the coding sequence ATGGCGATTATAATCACTGATGAATGTATTAACTGTGGGGCTTGCGAGCCAGAGTGTCCTAACACAGCGATATACGAAGGAGGGATGGAATGGACCTGGGCCGGAGGTACTGATTTGAAAGAGATCGAATTAGAAGATGGTACCAAAGTGGATGGCAATGAAGCGCAGGAACCTGTGTCTGATGAGTTTTACTATATCGTTTCAGGAAAGTGTACTGAGTGTATGGGTTTCCATGAAGAACCTCAATGTGCCGCAGTTTGTCCGGTTGACTGCTGTGTAGACGATCCTGATTATAGAGAGACAGAAGAGGAGCTATACGCCAAGAAGGATTGGATGCACGTATAA
- a CDS encoding DUF58 domain-containing protein, which translates to MQFSLEEIKKFGNIELLAKQMVEGFITGLHKSPYHGFSVEFAEHRLYNNGESTRHIDWKIFAKTDRLYTKRYEEETNLRCQLVIDQSSSMYYPSENYGKMRFSVMAAAAITYLLHKQRDAVGLHTFSDKLELETQVKSSPAHIHKLFLQLNSLLEKEKKEKRTNVAQILHQLAQKVHRRSLVVIFSDMFDNQSNEEELMSALQHLKHKKHEVLLFHVTDHKTEFNFEFEDRPYEFIDSETKERVRLNPATIKKDFKKQMDSYYHELYLKCAKLKIDLIEADINEGFDQILKSYLIKRGKMS; encoded by the coding sequence ATGCAGTTCTCGCTCGAAGAAATTAAGAAGTTTGGCAACATCGAATTGCTTGCAAAGCAAATGGTTGAGGGATTCATCACGGGTTTACATAAATCTCCTTATCATGGGTTTTCAGTCGAATTTGCAGAACATAGACTCTATAACAATGGCGAGAGTACCAGACATATTGACTGGAAGATTTTTGCGAAGACCGACCGCCTATACACTAAGCGCTACGAAGAAGAGACTAACCTGAGGTGTCAATTGGTGATTGATCAGTCATCTTCTATGTATTACCCAAGCGAAAACTATGGGAAAATGCGCTTTTCAGTAATGGCCGCTGCCGCAATTACCTATCTACTGCACAAACAAAGAGATGCGGTTGGTTTGCATACATTCAGCGATAAATTAGAGCTGGAAACACAGGTAAAATCATCCCCAGCCCACATCCATAAATTATTCCTGCAGCTAAATAGCCTATTGGAAAAAGAGAAGAAAGAGAAGCGTACCAATGTGGCCCAAATTCTTCATCAACTTGCCCAAAAAGTTCACCGCAGATCATTGGTTGTTATTTTCAGCGACATGTTTGACAACCAGAGCAATGAGGAAGAATTGATGTCAGCACTTCAACATTTAAAGCATAAAAAACATGAAGTCCTCCTCTTTCATGTAACGGATCACAAGACCGAGTTCAATTTTGAGTTTGAAGATCGGCCTTATGAGTTTATCGATTCAGAAACGAAGGAAAGAGTCAGATTGAACCCTGCAACCATCAAAAAGGATTTCAAAAAGCAAATGGATAGCTACTACCATGAGCTTTACCTCAAGTGTGCTAAGCTGAAAATCGATCTAATCGAGGCCGACATCAATGAGGGCTTTGATCAAATCCTTAAATCATACTTAATTAAACGGGGTAAGATGTCATAA
- a CDS encoding DUF3276 family protein, producing MEEQKDRNEIFSKRVRAGKRTYFFDIKATRSNDYYLTITESKRKYKEDGFTYEKHKIFLYKEDFAKFVNALSETVDHVKEELMPEFNFDQFEENGEFSMENTADGESDSQLSWD from the coding sequence GTGGAAGAGCAAAAGGACCGGAATGAAATTTTTTCGAAGAGGGTAAGAGCAGGAAAGAGAACTTATTTTTTTGATATCAAAGCTACCCGCTCAAACGATTACTACCTCACCATTACTGAAAGCAAAAGGAAATACAAAGAGGATGGTTTTACCTACGAGAAGCATAAAATCTTCTTGTATAAGGAAGACTTCGCCAAGTTTGTAAATGCTTTGAGCGAAACAGTAGACCATGTAAAAGAAGAATTAATGCCTGAATTTAATTTCGATCAATTCGAGGAAAATGGAGAGTTCAGCATGGAGAATACTGCTGACGGAGAATCTGATAGCCAGCTAAGCTGGGACTAA
- the ychF gene encoding redox-regulated ATPase YchF yields the protein MGLQCGIVGLPNVGKSTLFNALSSAKAEAANFPFCTIEPNVGVVTVPDERLNTLEGLVSPQKVIPTVIEFVDIAGLVKGASKGEGLGNKFLANIREVDAIIHVIRCFNDDNVVHVAGSVDPVFDKDVIDTELQLKDLESIGKKIERNQKIAKSGDANAKKQIAVLEKFKAALEEGANARAVEASEDELEVLKDLSLLTIKPVIYVANVEEEAIHSGNEHVESLKEAIKAEEAEVIMISASIEAQIAELEEEDEKEMFLEEYGLTESGLNKLIRASYSLLDLITYFTAGPTEVRAWTIKKGWKAPQAAGVIHTDFEKGFIKAEVIKIPDYKEYKTEVAIKEAGKMAVEGKDYIVKDGDVMHFRFNV from the coding sequence ATGGGATTACAATGCGGTATTGTTGGGCTTCCTAATGTTGGAAAATCTACACTATTCAATGCACTTTCAAGCGCAAAAGCCGAAGCGGCTAACTTTCCTTTCTGTACTATCGAACCCAATGTTGGTGTGGTAACAGTACCTGATGAAAGGTTAAATACACTCGAAGGTCTGGTGAGTCCTCAGAAAGTGATTCCAACCGTGATTGAGTTTGTGGACATTGCAGGCTTGGTAAAGGGCGCCAGTAAGGGAGAAGGTCTTGGTAATAAATTCTTGGCCAACATTCGTGAGGTAGATGCCATCATCCATGTGATTCGCTGTTTTAATGATGACAATGTAGTGCACGTTGCTGGTAGCGTGGATCCCGTTTTCGATAAAGATGTGATTGACACTGAACTTCAGTTGAAGGATTTGGAGTCTATAGGAAAGAAAATTGAGAGAAATCAAAAGATTGCCAAGTCTGGAGATGCAAATGCTAAGAAGCAAATTGCCGTTCTCGAAAAATTCAAAGCTGCCTTAGAGGAAGGTGCAAATGCCAGAGCAGTAGAGGCCAGTGAAGATGAATTAGAAGTGCTAAAGGACCTTTCGCTGCTTACCATTAAGCCTGTGATCTATGTAGCCAATGTAGAAGAAGAAGCTATACATTCAGGCAATGAGCACGTAGAATCCCTTAAAGAAGCTATCAAGGCAGAAGAAGCAGAGGTGATCATGATCTCGGCATCCATTGAGGCACAAATTGCTGAGCTTGAGGAGGAAGATGAAAAGGAGATGTTCCTGGAAGAATATGGACTGACTGAGTCTGGATTGAACAAGCTGATTAGAGCTTCCTACTCCCTGTTAGACCTTATCACCTACTTTACGGCTGGTCCTACTGAGGTAAGGGCTTGGACGATTAAAAAAGGCTGGAAGGCACCTCAGGCAGCAGGAGTAATTCATACTGATTTTGAAAAAGGCTTCATTAAGGCTGAAGTGATTAAAATCCCTGATTATAAAGAATACAAAACTGAAGTAGCCATAAAAGAAGCTGGTAAAATGGCGGTGGAAGGTAAGGATTACATTGTCAAAGACGGTGATGTGATGCATTTCCGTTTCAACGTTTGA
- the cas6 gene encoding CRISPR-associated endoribonuclease Cas6: protein MRVRIIFKLKNRGAYLPFHHQHILAQFLKGVLVKGGNEKYIHYPYFNFSGLKGQTKISRNGLHYYSSLVTLVISSADQAFLDYLLEQVFEFDDIQLGNLEVSPINTEVEKSIDLTDEMKFICISPVVPSKAAFNDTEGKRFILPETDEFSDLLYDSTMQRMESTGLYSDEQMASFSKFQIVPDVAYLNRLREREKKFARIYSVFDMDVKYEVRGYTLPFKLYASKEVQEFLFNCGLGNYTYKGFGMLDIANANPIDRTEQYSFSKELVTA from the coding sequence GTGAGAGTTAGAATAATTTTTAAACTGAAGAATAGGGGGGCATATCTTCCCTTTCATCATCAACATATTTTAGCACAGTTTTTAAAAGGTGTTTTGGTCAAAGGTGGTAATGAAAAATACATTCATTATCCCTATTTCAATTTCTCGGGTCTCAAAGGTCAGACCAAGATTTCCAGAAATGGACTTCATTATTATTCTAGCTTAGTAACTCTGGTAATATCCTCTGCCGATCAGGCTTTTCTAGATTATCTATTAGAACAGGTTTTCGAATTCGATGATATACAGTTAGGCAACTTAGAAGTATCACCAATCAATACCGAAGTTGAGAAGAGTATCGACCTGACGGACGAAATGAAATTCATCTGTATTTCGCCTGTAGTTCCTTCAAAAGCAGCTTTTAATGATACTGAAGGTAAAAGATTTATCCTGCCAGAAACGGATGAATTTTCAGATTTGCTGTATGATTCCACTATGCAACGAATGGAGTCCACCGGTCTTTATTCTGATGAGCAAATGGCGAGTTTCAGCAAGTTTCAAATTGTCCCGGATGTGGCCTATCTCAATAGATTAAGAGAAAGAGAAAAGAAATTTGCTCGTATCTATTCTGTGTTCGACATGGACGTGAAGTATGAGGTGAGAGGTTATACACTTCCATTTAAACTTTATGCCTCGAAGGAAGTACAGGAGTTCTTATTTAACTGTGGTCTAGGAAATTATACTTACAAAGGCTTTGGTATGCTGGACATCGCAAATGCCAATCCTATTGATAGAACGGAGCAATACAGCTTTAGTAAAGAGTTGGTAACGGCTTAA
- a CDS encoding DUF5103 domain-containing protein — protein sequence MNTQKTSLIALLLVLFTFVVFGQQKQLLYQDRAYESTIKTVQLYPYAPSIEATLSPPVIDIDDGKKLLLEFDDLREDADYYFVYFIHCNADWTPSDLRAPMYLNGYNEFEIVDFEFSSQAKINYVHYSYEIPKFKETGNYLAVVYRDRKKKDIILSKRFSVYKNQVAVGGNINRSSDIANRLTNQRVEVTLNYAGLNSINPGKDFTVVVRQNQRPDASKIGLDYTFIDENAKLIRYQNLGEENDFPGGNEFRLFDISTVNGAGRNVAQIGFVNDRPKAELMSDRVRDPAYFQTLDVNGQFYIRDLESGRAGRLTGEYVDVKFTLNYPETNDPIYLLGQFNQWIKDENSQLRYDPINKNYYSNQLLKQGWYNYLYTIDSNSPSEIEQSFFETENTYEILVYFKPMGGRGDQLVGYSRIEYNSRR from the coding sequence ATGAATACCCAAAAAACTAGTCTTATAGCGCTATTACTTGTCCTTTTTACATTCGTTGTCTTTGGACAACAAAAGCAATTGCTATACCAAGATCGTGCTTACGAGTCAACGATTAAAACGGTTCAGCTTTATCCATATGCCCCTTCCATTGAAGCGACCTTATCTCCTCCCGTTATCGATATTGATGATGGCAAAAAGCTTCTTTTAGAATTTGATGATTTACGCGAAGATGCTGACTACTACTTCGTGTACTTCATACACTGTAATGCAGACTGGACACCTTCTGACTTAAGAGCTCCTATGTACCTGAATGGATACAATGAGTTTGAAATTGTTGATTTTGAATTCAGCTCTCAAGCCAAGATCAATTATGTGCATTACTCCTACGAAATTCCAAAATTTAAGGAAACAGGAAACTATCTGGCTGTCGTCTACAGGGATAGAAAGAAGAAAGACATTATTCTCTCTAAGCGGTTTTCGGTATATAAGAACCAAGTTGCCGTTGGAGGAAATATTAACCGATCATCAGACATCGCGAATAGACTCACCAATCAACGCGTTGAGGTTACCTTAAACTATGCCGGTTTGAATAGTATCAATCCTGGTAAAGACTTTACAGTTGTAGTAAGACAAAACCAAAGACCCGATGCCTCTAAAATAGGCTTGGACTATACTTTTATTGATGAAAATGCCAAGCTGATTCGGTATCAGAATCTGGGTGAGGAAAATGATTTTCCAGGTGGAAATGAATTCAGGCTCTTCGATATCAGTACGGTGAATGGTGCTGGAAGAAACGTAGCTCAAATAGGCTTCGTAAATGATCGACCAAAAGCAGAATTAATGTCTGATCGGGTACGTGACCCAGCCTACTTTCAGACACTAGATGTAAACGGTCAATTCTATATCCGCGATCTGGAAAGTGGAAGAGCTGGCCGTCTGACCGGAGAATATGTTGATGTAAAATTTACCCTTAACTACCCCGAGACGAATGATCCCATCTATTTATTAGGCCAATTCAATCAATGGATCAAAGATGAGAATTCACAATTACGATATGATCCAATCAATAAAAACTACTACTCAAACCAACTACTAAAACAAGGCTGGTACAACTACTTATATACCATAGATTCAAATAGCCCATCGGAAATCGAACAGAGCTTTTTTGAGACTGAAAATACTTACGAAATACTAGTTTACTTCAAACCAATGGGCGGAAGAGGCGATCAGCTAGTAGGGTATAGCAGAATCGAGTATAACTCCAGACGTTAA
- a CDS encoding RNA polymerase sigma factor, translating into MIQDIELINKCINGELKAQRELYDRYAAKLMPVAMRYGKSQEDAEDILQDAFVKIFKSLESFRQEAQFLTWLKRIVINTSINHNRKKLYQQPMLDIEKTPLHVEKELIISNLHFTEIMAMLQKLPVGCRTVFNLFAIEGYGHKEIAEQLEISEGTSKSQYARARALLKSMIDEANGVVQSNMLMS; encoded by the coding sequence ATGATTCAAGATATAGAATTAATTAATAAGTGCATTAACGGTGAGCTAAAGGCACAGCGAGAACTTTATGATCGCTATGCTGCAAAGCTGATGCCAGTTGCTATGCGCTATGGAAAATCTCAAGAGGATGCTGAGGATATCCTTCAGGACGCGTTTGTCAAGATTTTCAAAAGCCTTGAATCATTTCGCCAAGAAGCTCAATTCTTGACTTGGTTGAAACGAATTGTCATCAATACATCTATCAACCATAACAGAAAGAAACTCTATCAGCAACCAATGCTGGATATAGAGAAAACACCACTGCATGTGGAAAAAGAACTGATTATATCTAATCTGCATTTCACTGAAATAATGGCAATGCTTCAAAAGCTGCCGGTCGGGTGCAGAACCGTATTTAACCTCTTTGCAATAGAGGGTTATGGCCATAAGGAGATTGCGGAGCAGTTAGAAATTTCTGAGGGAACTTCTAAGTCGCAATATGCTAGGGCAAGAGCGCTTCTGAAATCAATGATTGATGAAGCAAATGGAGTTGTTCAATCTAATATGTTAATGTCATGA
- a CDS encoding ABC-F family ATP-binding cassette domain-containing protein, whose amino-acid sequence MIAINNLSYLIGDRALYDNASLHIKPNDKIGLIGLNGKGKSTLLHLIIGNYQATSGEISKSKDCTIGFLNQDLLSYQSDESILAVAMQAFERANALQQKIDIILKQMETNYEEHLVDKLTKAQDEYEALGGYSLQSEAEAILEGIGFRTEDLQRPLREFSGGWRMRVMLAKLLLQKPSLLMLDEPTNHLDLPSIQWIENYLRNYEGAIIVVSHDRQFLDNVITSTVEVARQSLTHYAGNYSFYLKEKTLREEIQKNAFENQQQAIKQTERFVERFRSKATKARQVQSRVKALEKMDLIEDVVDENMTMNFKFGFKQKSGRFIIELNNISKAYGDLQILKNTSAQIERGDKIALIGANGKGKSTMLRIIAGTEPIEGERKEGFNVLTAFYAQHQLEALNLQNEILDELKQAGSNKTEGELRGILGCFLFQNDEVFKKIKVLSGGEKSRVALSKTLLSEANFLMMDEPTNHLDFLSVNILTQALQQYEGTFVIVSHDRHFVSQIANKIWYIEDAQLKEYPGTYEEYEYWQSKREKQEAAETAKPKSETKVKASHPKPRDNEQEKELKRLQKELASVETKIETLESEVANIEEELGKPEVFGNPDLLAEKSTMHQKSKDMLDAEHSKWETLASQIDALEA is encoded by the coding sequence ATGATTGCCATTAATAATCTTTCCTATCTAATCGGTGACAGAGCATTGTATGACAATGCGTCTCTGCACATAAAGCCCAATGACAAAATTGGACTGATCGGATTGAATGGCAAGGGTAAATCGACTCTCTTGCATTTGATTATTGGCAATTATCAGGCAACCAGTGGGGAAATCTCAAAAAGTAAGGATTGTACCATTGGGTTCTTAAATCAGGATTTGCTTTCCTACCAATCCGATGAGAGCATATTGGCAGTTGCCATGCAAGCCTTTGAAAGAGCCAATGCATTGCAACAGAAGATAGACATCATTCTCAAGCAAATGGAAACTAACTACGAGGAGCACCTTGTAGATAAGTTGACCAAAGCTCAGGACGAATATGAAGCATTGGGTGGATATAGCCTACAATCGGAAGCCGAAGCGATCCTTGAGGGCATTGGTTTTCGCACCGAAGATTTACAGCGACCATTAAGAGAGTTCTCGGGTGGATGGCGAATGCGTGTTATGCTAGCCAAGCTTCTCCTGCAGAAACCTTCTCTCTTAATGCTTGATGAGCCAACTAACCACCTTGACCTCCCCTCTATTCAATGGATTGAGAACTACCTGAGAAATTACGAGGGTGCAATTATTGTGGTATCTCATGATAGACAGTTTCTTGACAATGTAATTACCTCTACGGTTGAGGTGGCCAGACAAAGTCTCACCCATTATGCAGGTAACTATTCCTTTTACCTCAAGGAAAAGACACTTCGTGAAGAAATTCAAAAGAATGCCTTCGAAAACCAGCAACAAGCGATTAAGCAGACCGAGCGATTTGTAGAACGCTTCAGGTCGAAGGCCACTAAAGCCCGTCAAGTGCAATCGCGAGTGAAAGCCCTCGAGAAAATGGACTTGATTGAAGATGTGGTCGATGAAAATATGACCATGAACTTCAAGTTCGGTTTCAAGCAGAAATCTGGGAGGTTCATTATTGAGCTGAACAATATATCTAAGGCCTACGGAGACCTACAGATTCTTAAAAACACAAGTGCACAAATCGAACGTGGTGATAAAATCGCCCTGATCGGTGCCAACGGCAAGGGGAAGTCTACCATGCTGCGCATCATTGCAGGTACAGAACCGATTGAAGGAGAACGCAAGGAAGGATTTAATGTACTGACCGCTTTCTATGCACAACATCAATTAGAGGCGCTTAACCTACAGAATGAAATTCTAGATGAGCTGAAACAGGCGGGTAGTAATAAAACCGAAGGAGAGTTAAGGGGGATATTAGGTTGCTTCCTTTTTCAGAACGATGAGGTTTTCAAAAAGATCAAAGTCCTTTCCGGGGGAGAAAAATCTAGAGTAGCGCTATCCAAAACCTTACTTTCCGAGGCAAATTTCCTTATGATGGATGAACCGACCAATCATCTGGATTTTCTATCGGTAAATATTCTTACTCAGGCCTTACAGCAATATGAAGGAACATTCGTCATCGTATCACACGATCGACACTTTGTTTCTCAGATTGCCAATAAGATTTGGTACATAGAAGACGCGCAGCTTAAGGAGTATCCTGGTACTTATGAGGAGTACGAATACTGGCAATCCAAAAGGGAGAAGCAGGAAGCAGCTGAAACAGCCAAGCCCAAGTCTGAAACTAAGGTAAAAGCCAGCCATCCTAAACCAAGAGACAACGAGCAGGAGAAAGAGCTGAAGCGACTGCAAAAAGAGCTTGCTTCGGTTGAAACTAAAATTGAGACCTTGGAATCTGAAGTGGCCAATATTGAAGAAGAACTGGGTAAGCCTGAAGTCTTTGGAAACCCTGACCTACTTGCTGAGAAGAGTACGATGCACCAAAAATCTAAGGATATGCTCGATGCAGAGCATTCGAAATGGGAAACACTAGCTTCTCAGATTGATGCCCTTGAAGCTTGA
- a CDS encoding PQQ-dependent sugar dehydrogenase: protein MNKFILTLSLTCLISLSAACQSRGEKSEAEYDARLAKINLPDGFKISMYASNIIDARSLARTADGKTVFVGNRRRRNVYALTDTNGDMVADKVDTIATGLRMPNGVYFHEGDLFVAEVSKIHRFPDIMNNLKAPKSEVIFDGYPTETHHGWKFISFGPDGKLYVPVGAPCNVCDKSEENKVYASITRMNPDGSDMEVYVEGVRNSVGFAWHPVTGDMWFTDNGRDLLGDDVPACELNHVSAQGDHFGFPYWHQGDIADPDFGQGRERSDYREPAYKFEPHSAPLGLRFYQGNMFPAKYKNNILVAQHGSWNRTQEAGHIGYQLRFIQVEGDKVVKSEIFADGWLDEETNKGWGKPVDIMEMPDGSILVSDDVNHCIYRISYED from the coding sequence ATGAACAAATTCATCCTTACCCTAAGTCTTACCTGCTTAATCAGTCTTTCCGCAGCTTGTCAATCGAGAGGCGAGAAGTCTGAGGCTGAATATGATGCGAGATTAGCCAAGATTAATCTACCTGATGGTTTTAAGATTTCGATGTATGCTAGTAATATCATCGATGCACGATCGCTGGCCAGAACAGCAGATGGGAAAACGGTCTTTGTGGGAAATAGAAGAAGAAGAAATGTCTATGCCTTGACTGATACCAATGGAGATATGGTGGCGGACAAGGTAGATACCATAGCGACAGGGCTTAGAATGCCAAACGGTGTCTATTTTCACGAAGGTGACTTGTTCGTGGCTGAGGTGAGCAAGATTCATCGCTTTCCGGATATCATGAATAACCTGAAGGCTCCAAAGTCAGAAGTAATTTTCGATGGATATCCTACTGAGACACACCATGGCTGGAAGTTTATATCCTTCGGTCCGGATGGTAAGCTTTACGTACCTGTTGGTGCTCCATGTAACGTCTGCGATAAGTCAGAGGAGAACAAGGTTTATGCATCGATTACCAGGATGAACCCAGATGGTTCTGATATGGAAGTTTATGTGGAAGGTGTAAGAAACTCTGTCGGATTCGCCTGGCACCCGGTGACGGGGGATATGTGGTTTACAGATAATGGCCGAGACTTGTTAGGTGACGATGTTCCTGCTTGTGAACTAAATCATGTATCAGCCCAGGGCGATCATTTTGGCTTCCCTTACTGGCATCAAGGTGATATTGCAGATCCGGATTTTGGCCAGGGTAGAGAAAGAAGTGATTACAGAGAGCCAGCCTATAAATTTGAGCCGCACTCTGCACCCCTTGGCCTTAGGTTTTATCAAGGGAATATGTTTCCAGCCAAGTATAAAAACAATATCCTAGTGGCCCAGCATGGCTCTTGGAACAGAACGCAGGAAGCTGGTCACATAGGTTACCAACTTCGGTTTATTCAGGTTGAAGGTGATAAAGTGGTCAAAAGCGAAATCTTTGCTGATGGCTGGTTAGATGAAGAGACAAACAAGGGTTGGGGCAAACCAGTTGATATTATGGAGATGCCTGATGGCTCTATCTTGGTTTCTGATGATGTAAACCACTGTATTTATAGAATCAGTTACGAAGACTAA
- a CDS encoding ABC transporter ATP-binding protein, with product MLEVRNISKTYPGEDYGAVNKASLKVVENEIVALVGKSGSGKSTMLQIIAGLMRPDNGDIIFRGEPLENPDEQLIAGHSQIKVVFQDFQLKPNMTVEENVRYKLLQFDKAYQADRTKELLDLCNLSEFATRKPKELSGGQKQRLSIARALADDPELLLMDEPFSNLDPLTKQDLLIELVEIVKSEGLGLIFVTHDTRDAMLIADRIAFLSEGALIQNDTASNVYNWPINLEVAKFFSHMNDVSHITKEANSFLRAEFLRLGKGFDYEIQVDVRRLIFLGGTYLVEANDVELDRQYLFFISENLGLDESNISVGFNTKDVLRF from the coding sequence ATGCTGGAAGTCAGAAATATTTCAAAAACCTACCCCGGAGAAGACTATGGAGCGGTCAATAAGGCTAGTCTCAAGGTAGTTGAGAACGAGATAGTAGCATTGGTAGGGAAGAGTGGCTCTGGTAAAAGCACAATGCTTCAAATCATAGCAGGTTTGATGAGGCCGGATAATGGTGATATCATTTTTAGGGGAGAACCTTTAGAAAACCCTGATGAACAATTGATTGCCGGTCACTCTCAGATCAAGGTTGTATTTCAAGACTTTCAGCTAAAGCCAAATATGACGGTAGAGGAGAATGTCCGTTACAAACTCCTACAATTTGACAAAGCCTATCAGGCAGACCGCACTAAAGAGTTGCTGGATCTATGCAACCTGTCAGAGTTTGCCACCAGAAAACCCAAAGAATTGTCTGGTGGCCAGAAACAGAGGCTTTCCATTGCAAGAGCTTTGGCAGATGATCCCGAGCTGCTCTTAATGGACGAACCTTTCAGTAACCTCGATCCACTAACCAAGCAGGATTTGCTGATCGAGTTAGTTGAAATCGTCAAATCAGAAGGGCTAGGGCTCATCTTTGTAACACATGACACCAGGGATGCTATGCTGATTGCTGATAGAATAGCCTTTCTGTCCGAAGGAGCATTGATTCAGAATGATACAGCGTCAAATGTTTACAACTGGCCCATTAATCTCGAAGTAGCCAAGTTTTTTAGTCATATGAACGATGTGAGCCATATCACTAAAGAGGCAAACTCCTTCTTGCGTGCTGAGTTCTTAAGGTTAGGAAAGGGGTTTGATTACGAGATTCAAGTTGACGTGAGAAGATTAATCTTTCTAGGAGGGACTTATCTGGTCGAAGCTAATGATGTTGAATTAGATCGTCAATACCTCTTCTTTATAAGCGAGAATTTGGGCCTCGATGAGAGCAATATTTCAGTTGGCTTTAATACAAAGGATGTGCTAAGGTTTTAG